A genome region from bacterium includes the following:
- the pyrR gene encoding bifunctional pyr operon transcriptional regulator/uracil phosphoribosyltransferase PyrR, translating into MEKEPRIIMTKEDVQNALRKMAQQILIENSPVKDLALVGIRSKGVELARRLIRLIHDLSGVQLPIGAVDATLYRDDLDNSAYKPVLKKTEIDFPVTDKDIVLVDDVLYTGRTIRAALDALIDLGRPKTIKLAVLIDRGHRELPISANYIGLTVGTSLDESVKVTLEETGEEDGAFILPFPEETRW; encoded by the coding sequence ATGGAAAAAGAACCGCGAATAATCATGACCAAGGAAGATGTTCAGAATGCCTTACGGAAGATGGCGCAGCAGATATTGATTGAAAATTCTCCTGTCAAAGACTTGGCCTTAGTGGGAATCAGGTCAAAAGGGGTGGAGTTGGCCAGGAGGCTTATCAGGCTCATTCACGATCTTTCCGGTGTTCAGCTCCCGATCGGAGCGGTTGACGCCACTCTCTACCGTGATGATCTCGATAACTCAGCGTATAAGCCGGTCCTGAAAAAAACGGAAATAGATTTTCCTGTCACGGACAAAGATATTGTCCTGGTAGATGACGTTTTATATACTGGCAGAACCATCCGGGCAGCCCTCGACGCCCTGATTGACCTTGGCAGGCCGAAAACCATCAAACTGGCTGTCCTGATCGACAGGGGACATCGGGAATTGCCCATCAGTGCCAATTATATCGGGTTGACTGTGGGCACCAGCCTGGACGAGTCCGTCAAGGTTACCCTGGAGGAAACGGGAGAGGAAGACGGTGCTTTTATCCTTCCCTTCCCCGAGGAGACGAGATGGTGA
- a CDS encoding dihydroorotase, with translation MRIVIQGGRIIDPANNIDGLVDLLIEDGKIMAVEKNLPVTQDSLLIKLSGKLVTPGLVDMHVHLREPGREDKETIATGCAAAAAGGVTSLACMPNTAPVNDNKSVTEFILRRAKEVDLVSVYPIGAISKGLRGEEMAEMAELREAGAVACSDDGRPVMNALLMRRALEYARLFDIPLISHCEDVNLCADGVVNEGFISTLTGLKGIPGAAEEVMVARDILLARMTRSRVHIAHVSTAASCALIRQAKREGIPVTAEATPHHFSLTEELVVNFDTNTKVNPPLRTRSDREALVEALRDGTIDVIASDHAPHTQAEKEQEYDLAPFGMAGLETLLSVSLTNLYHTKKLDLLTLMAKLTAHPARILNIPAGTLAPGSPADICIIDPEKKYIVDAGRFFSKGKNTPFHGQELSGCVVMTLRAGKIVYPQGETIPGGQLSP, from the coding sequence TTGAGAATCGTCATTCAAGGTGGAAGAATTATCGATCCGGCCAACAACATCGATGGCCTGGTTGACCTTTTGATCGAGGATGGGAAGATCATGGCTGTGGAAAAAAACCTTCCCGTCACTCAGGATAGCCTGCTGATCAAGCTTTCCGGGAAACTGGTGACCCCGGGACTGGTTGACATGCATGTCCATCTTCGCGAGCCGGGCAGAGAAGATAAGGAAACGATAGCTACCGGCTGCGCGGCCGCAGCAGCCGGGGGAGTGACCTCATTGGCCTGCATGCCGAATACTGCGCCGGTCAATGACAACAAGTCCGTAACCGAATTTATCCTGCGCCGGGCCAAAGAGGTGGATCTGGTCAGCGTCTATCCCATCGGGGCTATTTCCAAGGGCCTGCGGGGAGAGGAGATGGCGGAGATGGCCGAGCTTCGGGAAGCCGGGGCTGTGGCCTGTTCCGATGACGGCAGGCCGGTCATGAATGCCCTGCTCATGCGGCGGGCACTGGAATATGCCCGGCTGTTCGATATCCCTTTGATCTCTCATTGTGAGGACGTAAACCTTTGTGCCGATGGGGTGGTGAACGAGGGATTTATCTCCACCCTGACCGGCCTTAAAGGGATCCCCGGAGCAGCCGAAGAGGTTATGGTGGCCAGGGACATCCTGCTGGCCAGGATGACCAGGAGCCGCGTGCATATTGCCCATGTCTCTACGGCTGCCAGTTGCGCCCTGATCCGTCAGGCCAAACGGGAGGGGATTCCGGTCACAGCCGAGGCCACGCCGCATCATTTCAGCCTGACCGAAGAGCTGGTGGTAAATTTCGATACCAATACCAAGGTAAATCCTCCCCTTCGCACCCGGAGCGACCGAGAGGCTTTGGTCGAAGCCCTGCGAGATGGCACCATCGATGTCATTGCCAGTGACCATGCACCGCATACCCAGGCCGAGAAAGAGCAGGAATACGACCTGGCACCCTTTGGCATGGCAGGGCTGGAGACCCTGCTTTCGGTCTCTCTGACCAATCTCTATCATACGAAAAAGCTTGACCTGCTCACTCTTATGGCCAAACTTACCGCCCATCCGGCCAGAATCCTGAATATCCCTGCCGGGACTCTCGCTCCGGGAAGTCCGGCTGACATCTGCATCATCGATCCTGAAAAGAAGTATATCGTGGATGCAGGCAGGTTTTTCTCCAAAGGGAAAAATACCCCTTTTCACGGCCAGGAACTGAGCGGATGCGTAGTCATGACCCTTCGGGCCGGAAAAATTGTTTACCCCCAGGGGGAAACAATTCCTGGCGGGCAGTTATCCCCATGA
- a CDS encoding UDP-glucuronic acid decarboxylase family protein has protein sequence MPRVLITGGAGFLGSHLCDYFLHAGFEVICMDNLLTGDISNIAHIRSEKFLFIKQDVTNYIYLDGPLDYILHFASPASPLDYQQLPIQTLKVGSLGTHKALGLAKEKKAVFLLASTSEVYGDPLVHPQNEDYWGNVNPIGPRGVYDEAKRFAEALTMAYHRYHGIETRIARIFNTYGPRMRINDGRVVPTLMSQAIEGREMTIFGDGKQTRSFCFVDDLVEGIYRLLMSGCQTPVNIGNPSEMTILEFVEVLRKITGTGSRVVFQPLPEDDPKVRQPDIQKAQKLLNWSPRYSLEEGLARTLEWMRKKISAASGCPGECAGLEEMPR, from the coding sequence ATGCCAAGAGTATTGATAACTGGCGGAGCAGGTTTTCTTGGCTCCCATCTTTGCGATTATTTTCTCCACGCGGGTTTTGAGGTCATATGCATGGATAACCTCCTGACCGGAGACATCTCAAACATTGCCCACATCCGTTCGGAAAAGTTTCTGTTTATCAAACAGGACGTGACCAATTACATCTATCTTGACGGCCCGCTGGACTATATCCTGCACTTTGCCAGCCCGGCCAGCCCCCTCGATTATCAGCAACTGCCCATTCAGACGCTGAAAGTCGGCTCTCTGGGTACCCATAAAGCTCTCGGCCTGGCCAAGGAGAAGAAAGCCGTTTTCCTGCTGGCCTCGACTTCCGAGGTCTATGGTGACCCCCTTGTTCATCCGCAAAATGAAGACTACTGGGGGAATGTCAACCCTATCGGCCCCAGAGGGGTATACGATGAGGCGAAACGGTTTGCCGAAGCCCTGACCATGGCCTATCATCGCTACCACGGGATCGAGACCAGAATTGCCCGGATATTCAATACCTATGGGCCCAGAATGCGGATTAACGATGGCCGGGTGGTGCCGACGCTCATGTCTCAGGCCATCGAGGGCAGGGAGATGACGATTTTCGGCGACGGGAAGCAAACCCGCAGTTTCTGCTTTGTTGACGATCTGGTCGAAGGAATCTACCGGCTGCTGATGTCAGGTTGTCAGACTCCGGTCAATATTGGCAATCCTTCCGAGATGACCATTCTGGAATTCGTGGAGGTACTGCGGAAAATCACGGGCACAGGCAGCAGGGTTGTATTTCAGCCTCTTCCTGAAGACGATCCCAAGGTGCGCCAGCCCGATATCCAAAAAGCCCAGAAGCTGCTCAACTGGAGCCCCCGCTATAGTCTGGAAGAGGGATTGGCCAGGACCCTGGAATGGATGCGGAAAAAAATCAGCGCAGCCAGTGGATGTCCCGGTGAATGTGCGGGGCTGGAGGAGATGCCCCGGTAG
- a CDS encoding aspartate carbamoyltransferase catalytic subunit, whose amino-acid sequence MLRRKNLLGIQELDREEICFILDTAESFKEVLTRPIKKVPTLRGKTVINLFHEPSTRTRTSFEIAGKRLSADTINISPSTSSLTKGESLKDMAKTLEAMNPDIIVIRHPIPGAPHFLAQKAKFSVINAGDGAHEHPTQALLDLLTIREHKERIEGLQVAIVGDILHSRVARSDIFALVKMGARVRVVGPPTLIPPCIEKLGVTVEHHLERGIAGCDVIILLRIQLERQNKLFFPSIREYSRLYGLTPAKLAWAREDVLIMHPGPINRGIEIDPQVADAPFSLILDQVTNGLAVRMALLYLILGGES is encoded by the coding sequence TTGTTGAGAAGGAAGAACTTATTAGGTATTCAGGAGTTAGACAGGGAGGAAATCTGCTTTATTCTCGATACGGCAGAATCCTTCAAGGAAGTACTTACCCGGCCGATCAAGAAGGTTCCCACGCTTCGCGGGAAAACAGTGATCAATCTTTTTCATGAGCCCAGCACCAGGACCCGGACTTCTTTTGAGATTGCCGGGAAAAGGCTGAGTGCTGACACGATTAACATTTCTCCCTCCACCAGCAGCCTGACCAAGGGCGAGAGCCTCAAGGACATGGCCAAAACCCTGGAGGCTATGAATCCGGACATTATTGTCATCCGGCATCCCATACCGGGTGCGCCGCATTTTTTGGCGCAAAAAGCGAAATTCTCCGTTATCAACGCCGGTGACGGAGCGCACGAGCACCCAACCCAGGCCCTCCTGGACCTGCTTACCATCCGGGAGCATAAAGAGCGAATCGAGGGGCTTCAGGTGGCTATCGTCGGTGACATTCTCCACAGCCGGGTGGCACGGTCGGACATTTTCGCTCTGGTGAAAATGGGGGCCAGGGTAAGAGTGGTTGGCCCGCCAACCCTTATCCCGCCATGTATCGAAAAGCTGGGAGTTACGGTCGAGCATCATCTGGAGCGGGGAATAGCGGGATGTGATGTGATCATTCTGCTGCGGATACAACTGGAGCGGCAAAACAAATTGTTTTTCCCTTCCATCCGGGAGTATTCCCGGCTCTATGGTCTGACCCCGGCCAAACTGGCCTGGGCACGGGAGGATGTGCTCATTATGCATCCCGGCCCGATCAACCGGGGGATCGAGATCGATCCGCAGGTAGCCGATGCGCCCTTCTCCCTCATTCTCGATCAGGTAACCAATGGCCTTGCCGTGCGCATGGCTTTACTCTATCTCATTCTCGGGGGTGAAAGTTGA
- a CDS encoding DUF433 domain-containing protein, which produces MSRKLFGRYIVSDPDICHGKPTFRGRIMVSQVLKQVASGMAWEKIIGKWRGSITKDAIAEAIRLAGMIS; this is translated from the coding sequence ATGAGTCGGAAATTATTTGGCCGGTATATTGTCTCGGATCCCGACATTTGTCACGGCAAGCCAACCTTTCGGGGTCGTATTATGGTCTCGCAAGTTCTCAAACAGGTTGCCAGCGGAATGGCCTGGGAGAAAATTATTGGCAAGTGGCGTGGTAGTATCACCAAAGATGCTATCGCAGAAGCCATACGTTTAGCAGGTATGATCAGCTAA
- a CDS encoding septum formation initiator family protein gives MSQSRLSCIWRYILLILAVGLLVFSALEGRYSLMRIYRFRKQRDQIKRDILQLSEENQALRKEIETLRSDPEYIARIAREDLGLAKPGEIIYRYHQLQTHKEKPAQKVTR, from the coding sequence ATGTCTCAAAGCCGACTGAGCTGCATCTGGAGGTATATACTTCTTATTCTCGCTGTCGGGCTGCTGGTATTCTCCGCCCTTGAGGGGCGGTATAGTCTGATGCGCATCTACCGGTTTCGGAAGCAGCGTGACCAGATAAAGAGGGATATTCTTCAACTGTCGGAAGAAAATCAAGCTTTACGAAAGGAGATAGAAACACTGCGCTCCGATCCTGAATATATAGCCCGGATAGCCCGTGAAGATCTGGGACTGGCCAAACCGGGTGAAATTATTTATCGGTATCATCAACTGCAAACTCACAAGGAAAAACCGGCCCAGAAGGTTACGAGGTGA